DNA from Aphis gossypii isolate Hap1 chromosome 3, ASM2018417v2, whole genome shotgun sequence:
aatttattactatattatagaaatatagaatagtGTCATATTTACTTTAACCCTCATTCTTCCATATACCTtagattaaacatattaaatattattttactctctAAAACTAgctaaacagtattttttagaatttactaGGTTAGATCCTAttctactttaaaataattacgcgtcaatacttttaaataataaaaaaataatataataaagctaTTTTTACGCAGTCAGGGCCTATACaacacatataataaagtaCATTTCTACATTGTATACCTATGATAATGCAATAAGTAATTAGTgacattaatattactaatagttaatgtatttaatgtttattgtgtatttattatggcctatatttatataagatataacaaaaaaattgagaatagcgaccaataaataataaaaaactgtaggtaactatattttcgataaaaataaagcatttatttttcatttttagagTTTCTCACGTATAATGCCTTGCAAAGTAAGACAAATTAACGAAACAGTTGATTTGGATTCGAGAGCCAAACATATCAAGTCGACAAGTTCTGGTAtttaagtaacaataataatacgtacctatttatttagatatgagataataaataataatcaaagaaATTGGGAAAAATCTTAAGTCATTCTGttgtaaaatacctatttttcaattgtaaaTGTACCTCGTTTTTGAATATGTCCATTAGGCACAAATCgcacaacaaatattttagggctttaaacacatatttaaacattttagagaATAGAGACCtgtgagttatttttatatattaaaatatatccaataatactaataaatgtaggtaataattatactataaatttaattacgatatacctatacataatttgtttttagtatatttatttaataatagtttgaaaaactggtttcaattaatattccaagtttttcgtattttagattctgagcggagcgatgaatgttttgattttacaatgatttttttgttttgatgtCTGTGTGGTGTGTACTATACACAATGTACACGATAAgtaatcgataaaaatataaaatgattaagtttgtactttaaaaaaataaaatttaaaattttcagcaGGCACTTCTTTTAAGAATTAGTTCCCGTTTgaaaaaggtattttattaggttGAGCCGAATTGGTTCCCAATTGACCCAATTGTGTacagttaatttttagtttttaatagttacactctatagtctatagtataatactataaaataaaataagatggcaatatatttatatacatattggaAGTTTAGCAAAATATCCatcctaatatattttattttatggagaTTTTAAACAGCATTcagacattaaattaaattaaatttcgaaGTAATAATACCAGGAAACTTACtagcaaacaaaaaaaaaataacaaacactTGGAAAATAGTATGACtgagtttaaaattgtatatattatatcatttttttttataacacacaTTAACGCACATTAATCAAACCTACTTTTAAGTTGATAGTTCTATGCCTGTAAAATTAAGAAGGAAAATGTGCGTAATTAAACGGAAACCAATTCGGTACATGGAGTAGGAGCTCGGGAACCAATTCGGTACCAAcccttcttttataataagaaaaaacaacCAAAAATTTAAGGAAAAATGGGAATTTTTAGGCTAAATCAATTTTCGGTTAAATTGATTTCtttgttatctatattataacttgtgTCTATcacaaaatgtattgaaaatatcgataacatatttatgaatgggtaaaaatgtttgaacattaaatactaggttcataataattggttaatttcccagttaaaaaatatcaaaaacatataacaGGTGGttactattttctttttaaagcatttaaattttgaattttaaaaaaatctcaaaaattacGAGAATACATGTagttagaaattaatataaaacccgACCGTAAATACTTGAGATTTtcgtaaaatgtttgtattatctatttttaaacatggtataatcataattcataagttACAGTCActctttattaaaacaatatgtcAAACAGGTCACCGGGAAATTGAATAGTAGGCTACACTTGGATAGTCCTAGGACCTAgagattaattatttcaattcacTAGGTACAAGTATCTGGTTTATCATAAGTTACCTATCTAGTTTAGGTAGGTAATGGCCATCAGCCAATAGGTTGGTgacatttagtattttagtattaaactgTACTTTTGTagcgtaatttatttaaatttaattacattttaaaagtaccaTAATATGttctgattaataatatacctaatatgcaGATACCTATGTAAGTAAATGTTGATCTCCAAATatgaattagaaataatacatcttaatacacatttattgttatccgtataattttaaagtattttaaaaaaattttgttaatttgtgtttttttttctaggagTCGACGACAGGGTTAAagctaaaaaaagaaaattgggAGACTTGGATTGTGGTGAAATGAtgcaaaaaaatcataaaaaaagtaatgttgACAAGTCAAAAAATGaagaagtaaaacaaaaaaaaagttcacgCTCACGTTAAGGTACATATAAAGAAATTTGTTTCCGAAATTCGTACGTCATTTTcctaaatgtaaaaacaattttaaatttgctcATTTGTTGGACCTCTAAAGTGAAAttccaaatttaattatcatgcaaatacaagtataatattggcccttaaaaacataaatttattttttatttctattcagCTCACTTATCTTCATTACCtgttacctaatatataattgtattaattttattatctacttatataatttatctacttGCTGTATTTTATGACTAAATGCTCTTCGGGGCGTAAaatcatcaaataaaataaatatatatttatttaatatttaattttgatagtttGGAACAGGGAACGTgcgcaaaatataaaatagatttttgttatcaaGAGGatgatcaataattataaatgtaggtaggtacacaatacacatctAGGGAATGATCATACCAATACATGTTAAATATTGGAGTGAAAATAACTTTGTAACTtcacattgttattttttagatttaggcaatgtttttatgaaacatcttaactatgtaaatataggtaaaagtgtaaaacaaaatgttgtaggtacttagtgatttttaaaatatttatgccaTTGctagtaacaatattttagtacgaatgttgtgtaaaatataatttatatttttttaggtttagCTTAATGTGGACACAAAAAGAAATTTGTTAGCCCAAAGGCATCAAAAACTGTATAATCAGACATTAATcacattaagaaaatattatttcatcagACTTAAGTTTCagatgaatattattcaagcattttttttatgcttataaaatgaaaaattgttaaataaattatttatatgttgcaTTTTGTACATGTTATTTCATTCTGCCATGTACATTTAGATGAATAccaatatttatctaattctCAGCATGGCTGAGTCAAACTGTATCgtcagtattaaatattatacctgtattagtgtattatatgaaaagcaaatttgaatatttgccTTAGGATATAGgagatattaaataggtagttacagtgataaaaataatagtattttagtttctttttaaataattttattaagataatgtgagaaaaaaaatgttatcaagattttaataagaaaatttgaGAGGACAAGACataattatgtactatatCCTAGTGATATGTATCTGATTCAGGCCTTGATACAAGTCTGTAAAAAGTTCCTGTGTTTTGATAAATaccaaatttttcttttttaaatcttgTAACTTTTAATGTgagatcaaaatatttcagtgATAAACTAagtagtacatttttttagttaaataataaataacaataaaaacataaaattaatatttcctaaactttaaaaacaattatttttttaacataaatctttctgaaattaagtaattaatatgagatttatttttcataatgtttGCTTTACAGTAATCCATCATTTCTAATTCATCTTTAACTTCAGTagtcaatttttctaataacatTACcattggtttaattttttcttcagCTATtctgtaataatgatattcaattagttaataataataaaactaattttagaatttagaatttatagtTTACCGCTGTTGTATATCAAGCTTTTCATTAGTTTTTTCAGTAAAATTCTTCCAGTAATTCAATTCTCGATTCATTTGATCAATATTTTCTTGCATATTGTTGATAAGTTTACTCAATGGATTTGCAGATTTTGTTATATCCTGAATAAATTGCCTGATTGTATCCATTTCTTTAGTTAACATTTCTTGATCTTTAGCACTTTTTCCTTCCCattcctaaaataaaaatattaagatgatacatttttttttatacataaaactcaatataatataataatataatttaacatactaTTTTGGAAGAGTCTgtcttctttttattattaaattctagtTGCGTTTGAAGTATTTGTGATACAAGATGCCCTTGTCCATCTtcctaatataaattcaagtatttttagaaattaaatttgccataattattaaaataatcatgttACCTGGGTATAAGAGTCATAAGTTGACTTATTATCATTTAGTACTTCAATTGTAACAATATTGTCATCAATATCATTTATTCTATCatcgttttttgaaaaaaagttgTCCGAATGTTTGGGAATCCTAAAACGtaacaaatgtaatttaataaaataaaatatatttaactaatttaaatgttattagttaCTCTGCATATGTATTTGATTGAGGACGACGATTTGGCGCTGGTGGTCTTGAACTTTTGGGCCTTATTGGTTTACTAATATCATGCGTTTCACTTAATTTTCGAAGTGGATTCTCTTCTAAGTTTGTTTTTTCTATTGATTCtgaatcttttttttctaatttagatTTGGATGCcgattgtaatttgttttcattatgttctctaaatcataaattaatattttaactgctacataaataatatataatgtaaaggTTCTTAAATTACTCGGTTTTAGAACTATCCACAACACTCTTTATTTCTTCATCAACCGGTTTTACAGAGAATTCTTCATCAGGTTTTGTTGTTGTATCCATTTCGGGTTCATCGTTTTTAACAACTGATGATTCCACACTATcagatttttgtattttttttttagaatcatgatcaatattttcttttacttttttttctagtgATTTGGTTTTTTCTAACAATTTTgtcttattttgattattacttTTTGTAGTTTCtggttttttagtttttgtattaGTTGAACTTTGTTCCTTAACTTCTTTATTctagatataaatgtatgttaaaataggtaataacttacaatagttattatagtcataATCATAGGCATAACTAAAAGAAGAGAATAAACAAGAATTTATTACCACCAAACATAAAAGATTCTAGTTTCTGATTTTTTCACTGAGCAATGATTAATAACCCAATGACCATAATAGcagaatacttaaatatatatatttagttgtgCCTAtagtcattaataaaaaaatatattttacttttgtttcTATTCCAAAAGCAATTGCTAAAAGCAATTCTAAAGTCTTTGCTACTTCAAGTCCTGCAACAATTTTAGAGGGTCTTgctgatattgttttatttgttgttgattctgaaagcaaaatattattaaataaataaaatattgtaattaaaggAGTAAGatgttgtttaaatattagttaaaatttaaaataataatagagtacatatttttagctctgtataattttttatgaagagATGTTCAGAActaagaaacatttttaaaacattaaataggttttgatgataattatttgGTACTCAAGAATTTGatgaaattacataaaaatttaatttgtcttaTAAAACTTACGAATGGCAGTTAtaagtttttctaaaaacttGATTTTAGTTTCTTTTGTAGTAACATTTGTAGATATAATTTCTTCATCAGTAAAAACACCTTTTAAATAACCAGTTTTCTGGATGacctaaaaagttaaaattatctattaaaatttttaatataggtactttgaatttattaataatggttattaaattattatattaaaaaaaatgttttattttaaacatagttttaatttcCTTAActgaatacttataattaaaacaataagcaTGTTACAAAACTCGTAgactaaaattttttatttaaaataatataattataaaaaagaaaaacaactggtattaaaattatttggggTTAATaaacttgataaattaatatattcaacagtaatataacataaaaaatgttaaatagaaACTAttggaattaaataattctatgaagaagcataaatattaattttaataaaatacatttgttaaattaagtatatcaaTGAtgacaattttgtttatagttatacttattttaatacttacatttgTTACAATATCATGAAGAAATTTGAATGGTGGTTTATTAAGTAGCTTCTCTGTTAACTgtggtttatttatatatttagatagtGATAATTGTACTTGTTTAACAAGTTCTTTGTTTATAGAATCAGTCAtatctaataattacttataatatgtgtcttttaaaattgtagtcTGATCtagttaaatactaattttgcatatacaataataaaacttaaaaaaaaaaaaatcatacaattgaaaaccttttaatgaaataaatctaattaataaataataactagaaTTAATAGATTATAGCACGAATTAAGACGTCTAAATTTATGGTTTACAtggattttaatgattttattttgataaaataacattattattatacttgaaaatttgataagggtgtaataagttttattgataaaattattatgacaaggggtgtgataatataaaaacaaccctgataataataatcattctaTATCCATAGACctattaactatatagttGTTAggttattctatatatttgaatataatgttaGACAGTGAATACATCAGTCATCAATGTGTATCTGTGAATACTTTAAGTTCATCTAGGTAGAATAAATAgttatgtgatattatataggtagtacttatattatacatttataataataaaaagaaaattcactttaatagtttttaaaaatccatacaatattataaattataactataataaatcacaGAAGATGTATAGAACatcaatattatgcaatatacaGTAATTGTGTATTGTTGTAATCgctaagatttaaaaatgataaattattattaaaaaaatgaacattacaattttattgtcttTCCTTTTTAAATTGCTTTAGCATTTTACTAAACATATCTCTAACAGATCTTTGAGTTGAAACCAATGATTTCTTTCCGTCAATCTGGCTCTTGtcctttttattcattttacgaataaatatttttacgggCTTTTTTGGTGTaacaatagaatttttaattatttcatcacatttattttcagaatTGTTTATTACTACAGTTTTGTAATgatctatatttttacaattgttaatattattttttttctttctcttACGTTTCTTCCTAGATTTTTTTGGCATTTCAGtttgatcattattattttcttgttcTTTACTTAGATTATATTCATGCACAATAACCTTCTCCCTATTTTGTTggttgatattttcaaaattatttataatactattttgtactttacaaattaattcttCAGAATGTTTATAGGTTAtcaatggtttatttttttctagattaCCCATTACATTATGTCTCTTTAACGTTTTGCAAAAATCCATTAGTGAACATGGTTTATAGTCCGTATAAGATGGATTATACTGGTCAGTTATGCTTAAccggtatttataatattcttcattGGTAATCAAGTTGTGATTGAGAGCATATGTTAAATGGTTAAGTCGTAGATGAATTATATGGAGATCAATAATACCttgatcatatatattttgccAGTATTCAAAGCTTTTGCCCACAATACTGTAAATATGatagaaaattaaactaatataggtaatacggacataattatactaatataatatgtagttatattaCCTTTGGCTATGACATAATTTGTTCATAGTGCTAATACTGTACTTGGAATACGATTATTAcacttgttttaaaattgaatctataataattattagcatACACTAAGAAAAGATGAAAAACTTGatgtgaattataaaaaatttaaaataaaaaacaatagatttaaaatataaaaatttaaaatagtgataaaaaataagaatataaataatatgataagacctgattataaagataatatattgtacaacggTCCTTATCATTTGCTAGCCCTTCTTCTTTTCCctattctctttttttttatgaaattggaTTTTCCGTGTTATCTGTTGTGGTCATTTTTCGCTTGGATCTACCTATTAGGTGtgacgatttttttaaatattttttgcggTATCGAGCTTGCTGTCGTTTTTCCACTTATTGCTTGTGATTATTTCCTATTACTTTCGCCATTTCGTGTGTTAGACTTATCgtgttaaaacaaaatgtgtttGTGTGAACTATATCGTTGTAATGGATTTGTTTTCGGCCGAAGTTAACGCTGTTGTTGTGCGTAATCGTCTTCGACGCAGTGCCTCAAGTTAATATTACTACCTACTCACTTGTTGTCATGAAGCTTTATTTTATGGGACAATTTTAACTTTCATCTTAAGGTATTGCAAgagattcattaaatataattttttaatgttattattatatttaatataaaactaaatatcaaTCTACTGGGttgaatagtataaaatacctattaatataatatgtagcatGATACTTTTCTGActgaattatagaataataatgtttttgtaaataactttaaatcgaTGTAGCTTGTTTAGAAATGatggtattattttaccacataattttataatttaggtaattagatattaaacacttataaaatcaatactttaattgttgatttttgttttttttttcagtgtgtgtaggtattatttagaaattaaattatacattttttctttagttgCCTTTGTATAGAAACAGTATCATTGATTCAtagatttaattgttatttttctaatacttgcataaactatattttatatttgatcttAGTCGGTAATTATTGATTTgccattttcattttcaattgttttattactaaataattttaaaattatatgtttcattaaagaaagaaaatattttcttaaattgagCTATTCATGTTatagtatattgaatttaataatagatgtCATGAATATAGAAATATCATAGAAGTTATCATAGACgtctaaataaaatgttatttttgattcCCATTCAAGGAATGATTTTGATGTACATGTTGATTGTTAGGCGATCACTAGTATctatacaataacaaaatataaaagaattttttttcaaacaccattggtcttattattttgttatgatcTATGTACCATATGCCCACAGGTtgacataatatcatttacttataaaagatattatacgTGGTATTGAgctaatattgaattttgtttgATGAAAAAGTAGTGaagaaaattttgttttacctGATATATTAGTTGCCTTAAAAGGATGTTAGCGCACTGTTTGTTTTCTCTCTTTCTTTTtgtaataggtaattttactCTAAGGTTACTCAAAAATCatagaaaaactattttaggtGAATAAGTTTTATCTATGTTGTGCGTGGGTCtgagagagaaaacaaatattgcgcTGAATTCTCTTAAACagattctattatatatatacacttaaaaattattcaaacattactatttaataaataaaaaaatatggaatgACAATGTAAATAGAAAGTTGTGCtcttctagaaaaaaatagcCATGCTACCACTGatgtattaattacaatattttatttggtaggtacttatatcatattatttattgaaatgaaGTCGGgggtttatttatgttatgtataatatatatatatatatttaaagtttatctaAAAGCCCGTCTAAAGGTTTATGTCTTTATTTACAAgaacttattgaaaattatggaaaaaaaattgaataaaatattaatattaatttagaatgttatttactgtatacattcaaatcaataaattcacAAACAACTAGTTTCAATACTCAAATGTcgtcattcatttttaatttgtagccAGCTCTACACATTTCCTGCTTAACAAATACAATGACCTGCTAAATTAGGTTACATAATAGTCATAacatatttgttgttttgttaccatgttaatattattactttagcattaatttaataagtccGTTAAgaacattgtacatttttgaaaattgcatCTTGccaatatatctaataattacaacactgtattatttatgaaaaataaaatctgtaaTTCTGATAATTTAGTATCTAGGTGCAATGCGAAatccttatttaatttttaaatgtaaatttaaaaataaatttaaaattattttagtgctTTATTGTAGCGCTAtagaaaagttaataatataaaaccaaatacATTTATGGTCGCCGGCGGTCATATGGCTTGGTAGTAATAATGAACTAGGGCGCTGGCGGTCACAAATGCATACAATTTGAGAATTACAGATGACTGCCGGCGGCCATGTGGCAGTCAACATGTTAACTATATCTACaggtgttaaattttattaaatgtttcatacttaattatattaatatacatttagaggaaaataatatatagtatttagttattatttattacgaactaaatttattaatagtaatcaaAAGTTTatgcaattaatttaattgtgattaaacattaataaattcaacttaattaaattataatttaagcagTTACCATAGCAGTAACTTTTAagccaatattttaaacttttttctattttagtaATGTATTAACTTCCACTTTATAGTTTCTTActagtatgtaggtataattttaactttagtgtttgtaattgtaatttgtatctaCATCTGGGATAAAACCTAAATGTGCATTaccctttttttaaatttattattcagtgttccttttttatatactaataatatcatatattcataCTCACATGTGTTGTCTT
Protein-coding regions in this window:
- the LOC114119345 gene encoding TRAF3-interacting protein 1: MTDSINKELVKQVQLSLSKYINKPQLTEKLLNKPPFKFLHDIVTNVIQKTGYLKGVFTDEEIISTNVTTKETKIKFLEKLITAIQSTTNKTISARPSKIVAGLEVAKTLELLLAIAFGIETKNKEVKEQSSTNTKTKKPETTKSNNQNKTKLLEKTKSLEKKVKENIDHDSKKKIQKSDSVESSVVKNDEPEMDTTTKPDEEFSVKPVDEEIKSVVDSSKTEEHNENKLQSASKSKLEKKDSESIEKTNLEENPLRKLSETHDISKPIRPKSSRPPAPNRRPQSNTYAEIPKHSDNFFSKNDDRINDIDDNIVTIEVLNDNKSTYDSYTQEDGQGHLVSQILQTQLEFNNKKKTDSSKIEWEGKSAKDQEMLTKEMDTIRQFIQDITKSANPLSKLINNMQENIDQMNRELNYWKNFTEKTNEKLDIQQRIAEEKIKPMVMLLEKLTTEVKDELEMMDYCKANIMKNKSHINYLISERFMLKK
- the LOC114119351 gene encoding uncharacterized protein LOC114119351, with amino-acid sequence MNKLCHSQSIVGKSFEYWQNIYDQGIIDLHIIHLRLNHLTYALNHNLITNEEYYKYRLSITDQYNPSYTDYKPCSLMDFCKTLKRHNVMGNLEKNKPLITYKHSEELICKVQNSIINNFENINQQNREKVIVHEYNLSKEQENNNDQTEMPKKSRKKRKRKKKNNINNCKNIDHYKTVVINNSENKCDEIIKNSIVTPKKPVKIFIRKMNKKDKSQIDGKKSLVSTQRSVRDMFSKMLKQFKKERQ